Within the Ananas comosus cultivar F153 linkage group 25, ASM154086v1, whole genome shotgun sequence genome, the region ATGGTTTTCTTATGTTTTCTAACATGCACCTAATATTTTGATAGATGCTGTGATGGGAAAGGGTGCAAAAGAAGCTTCCATCTTTCTTGTCTGGATCCGCCCTTGCAAACTATCCCTCCTGGTGTTTGGCTATGTATTCCTTGTATAAAAAAGAAGATACAGTTTGGAGTATACTCGGTCACTGAAGGAGTAGAGTCTCTTTGGGATGTCAAAGAGGGTGAGCATGATAATTGGTTGGCACGGAAGCCTTACAGCCTTGTATTTTTTGTATGTTTcctattatattcttatattcGCTAACATCTTCTGCTCTATGTGTAGGAATGCAGAATAGCAAACATTATTTTGTCAAATACAAGAGCCTTGCCCATGTCTATAACCGGTGGATTCCGGAGAGTGAAATTCTTAGTGAAGCTCCAGAAGTTGTTGCAAAATTTAATAGAAGATATCAGAAAGAGAAGGTATCCtcatctatattatatattcggATGTATTTTGCCATTTAATGTCTTAAAATAGTTCTTttgcaacaattttttttttcttgatgggtttttatctcaaaaaaatgcTGGTTAGATAACAAGGTGGAGGCAAGAATGGACTGAGCCACATCGTCTATTGATGAAACGACAGCTCATGCCCAAAAAACTGGCTAACGAGTTTTTTAACGGGCTTGCTGATAAAGTTTCATATTGTAATGCTGAATGGCTAGTGAAGTGGAGGGACTTGGGGTATGAGCATGCAACATGGGAACTAGAAACTTCACATTTTCTCCAAACTGCTGAGGGTCTGATGCTTATAAAAGATTATGAAGCTCGTCACGGGGAGGCAAAAAAAGCATCTGATCTTTCAAAAGCTAGCAAGGTTGGCTAAGAGCTAAGCAGTGTTTTTTAATGTTAAATAACAGTAGTATTTCTGTATTCATATTTTAATATTCCATACGGAATTACTCTGCGTTACAAGCTTCATGGGTTATCCTTGGCCCTGATTTATGTTCTATCTCTATTGTCTCATTTGACAGGATGAGTGTTGGCTGTGTTGGTTAACTTTGATGCTTTTGCCTACGATTTTCATTCTATTAGTTTGATGCAAATTTTTTGTTGTCTTGTGACAATCGCGAGGTGTGATTTCACTAGAGTTGTCCGacatattttgtttttgtttcgtGAGTTGCATGGTTtctccttttcatttttttaatagttgacTGTAATGTTGTTTCCAGGCTTTACAGTTTAAGCAAAATCCTTTCCACAAGCTGCAGAAGTTGCCTAATGGATGCCCAGCAAATCTAGATAATGATCATTTGAATGCTGTTAACCGGCTTCGTGAGTTCTGGCACAAGTCTCATAATGCTGTTTTCATTGATGGCCAGGTGGGAACTGGTTAATGCTTTTGGCAAAATCTTTATAGTTAGCTAGCCTTTTATCAATGACTATAACCTAAACTTTACGAATTGCTGTAAGGATCACATGGCTCTTATTCTGCATGCATATCTGCCGTAGTTTGTTCATTATGGTGTTTGTATAAATGGTTAATCTTTTCAATTCTAttataattgtttcatatttctTTTGCACCTACCTAAATGGTTTCTAAACATTCACAGGAACGAGTAATTAAGACCATCTTGTTCATATTATCCTTACTACCTCATGCATATCGGCCTTTTCTGATCATATCAACGGCTGCTTCTATTTCCTTATGGGAGAATAAGTTTGAACGCTTGGCACCATCTATCAATGTTGTTGTCTACAATGGGAGTAAAGATGTTCGGAAGATGATTCGAACTCTGGAGTTTTATGAGCAAGGAGGTTGCATAATGTTTCAAGTTCTATTATCCCATCCAGATGCTGTTATAGAGGTATTGTGTTTCCTACTTGCTTATGCATATTGTTGTTGGGCACTTACCAAGTTTATTACAGCCTTTGTTTTCCATGTATTAGGTGCTTGTTGGTTTCTTAGTTACATTACGTTATAGCCTTACTGGCTTAGTGGATGCCTATTTCCTATTCTCACTCTTTTCGCTTGTTTTTCAAGGACTTCCACTCTGTGGAAAGCATCAGTTGGGAAGCTATTATAGTGGATGAGTGTCAAAACTCGAGAGTTTCAAAGAATCTTGAACATCTTAAGAGTCTTGCCAGTGATATCAGAATGCTGCTTTTAAGTGCTCCACTGAAGGTATCTGATAAAATCCTTTTGCAATCTGAACTTTTTCTACTGCATAGATATGTCTTACTAATTTTTGGATTTGCAGGATAATCTTGCAGAGCACATCAACCTCCTTTCTTTCCTTGATCCAGGAGGGAAAAGGACATGCCTCGATAGTTCAAAGTTTGATTCCAGTGATACTGTTGGTTCGCTTGCTATTTTGAAAGAGAGATTAGCTCGCTACATAGCATATGAGAGGAAATCAGATTCTTCAAAATTCCTGGAGTACTGGGTTCCTGTACGCCTTTCAGATGTGCAGTTAGAGTTGTATTGTGCAACTCTCATTTCAAATTTACTTCCTCTTCGTTCATATACTAAAACTGATTCGGTTGGAGCTCTTCGCGACATTCTTATATCTCTCCGGAAGGTTTGTCTGGATTTGTTATTTTCGCCTGTTGCCCATTGGTTTTCATCCTGTCTTACTTTCTTTCAGATGTTATTTGGTTTAAAACTTTATGGTGTTATGGATCTTCTAATAGTGGAATTTTCCTTGTTGGCAGTGCTGTGACCATCCTTACATAGTCGATCAATCACTGCAAAGTTCATTAACCAAGAATCATCCAGTAGGTGAAATTTTGGATATTGGGGTAAATGCAAGCGGCAAATTGCTACTGCTTGATAAGACTCTTCGAGAGATCCAGAAACGCAAATTAAGAGTATTGATTCTCTTCCAGGTATGCTATTTATGCTCTTTAAccatgttttcttttttggtagTTTTGCTTTTTGGACAGAAGTTCTTGTAAGTTAGGAGCTTTCATTATTACAAAGATCGGTGTCTTTTAGATTCATAGATACAGGAGCTTTTAATGGATTGTGCAACTATGAGCTTCCCAGCGCCCGTCATATATCCAAACAGGATGGCTGAAGATCTAATAGAGTGCTGAGTTGTCTTTTTTTGATTagatatcttttttaaaaatattttattggtgACTCAATCTCTAACATCCATCTTAGCTGATTTGTATCATTTTTATATTGCAGTCAGTTGGTGGAGCCGGAAGGAACCCCATTGGTGATTTTTTGGATGATTTCCTCCGTCAAAGATTTGGTGCTGATTCATACGAACGTGTCGATAGTGGATTGCTTATGTCCAAAAAACAAGCTGCGATGAGCAAGTTCAATAACAAGGAAAATGGGagatttgtatttttaattgaaaatcaTGCATGCCTTCCAAGTATTAAACTGTCGTCTGTTGATGCTATTATTATATACGACAGTGATTGGAATCCACTAAATGATCTAAGAGCTCTTCAGAAGATAAGCATAGAGCCACAATCTAAGCAGGTAGTTGTGTTTCGTCTTTATTCATCTTGTACGGTGGAGGAGAAAGTTCTTATTTTGGCAAAGCAAGATATGCTTCTTGGTACTAACATACAGAGTATAAGCCCAACTGTTAGCCACGCCCTACTCAGTTGGGGTGCTTCATATCTGTTTAGTAAACTAGATGCTCTCCACCAAAATAATGACTTAAATAAATTCGCTGATGCTTCTACCGACAAACTATTCTTGGATGAAGTAGTAGGGGATTTGTTGGCAAAACTATCCAACCAGGCTGAAGCTTTTAGTGAGAGAAAGAGCTCGGTCTTAGTAAAAGCTCACTTGAGTGGAATGTCCTATTCAAGAAATATTACTCTAGTTGGTGAGAAGGAGGGAATCTCTTCAATGGATAAAGATCCTCCAAAATTTTGGTCCAATTTACTGGAGGGAAGATATCCTTCTTGGCAATATATATCTGAACAATCACCGAGAAGCCGGAGAAAGGTACAAGACTTGGATGAATCAGCAAAACTACCAGCAGCAGAGAATGAAGAAATCAAGAGAAAACGTAAGAAAGTAGCTAGCGAAACTATTGATCCAAAATCTCTCCAAGGTTGGCTTcaggataaaagaaaagaagttacTGATAGCACAGATGTTATGTCGCGTGAAAACTCTACTCCTTCAACTGGCTCTGGTCGGCAATCATTTAGTCCACAATGGAAAGAAGTGGTTATTCCAAGTAGGAGATCAAGCAAAGCAGGTAACACCTGGATTTCATCTGTTGGGTGCAATTTTTCTTGAGTGTCATTGTTACTGAATATAAACTTTATGGAACTCTATACAATTTCATTTTCAGAGTTAACCGGAAATCAAGGTGGTCTTGAATCAGGATCCCTAGCCAGCTGGGCTCCAACATATGATGATATGGATGCACATAAATCTCCTACAGTTCAATCTGAAGGAAGAGAAAAGTTGTGGAATGCTCAGAGGAGCCTTCATCTTTTATTGAAACCAGAGTTATCAAATTTATGTGGAATCCTGAGGCTTCCGGTATGGAAATCTTTCTTATTTGCTTCTTTATCATATATGTTCTAGttaaatttcattttcttttgattgTATCATCTCGAAAGGAGCTGTTGATTTGTAAAATTCATGAATTGGTACACCCTGCATCATGCGTACTTAATTTATGCTGCCAAATGGCCTTTTGCTGAAGTTTTGATTTCTTTATCCAACATATTCAGTTTGATCACTGTCGTAttcattatttgtttatttatttaattttgttttcttgtgTATGGAATATGGATATTGCTTTCAGTAGATAAATAAGATACTGAAATGTTGTTCTGTTCATCATGCAAGATATATCACTGGTTTTCCAGTATGGATGTCAATTGAGCACATTGTTTTGTTTGCAGGAGGATGTAAAGAGTAAGGCTGAAGTGTTTCTTGGGTATGTTATGAACAATCATCAAGTTAGTCAAGAATCAAAAGCTGTATTGCAAGCTTTCAAGATATCCCTGGTGAGAAAAGCCTTTTCTtcttatcttatttatttaatcatGATAATATATTTTGGAAGACAGTTTAATTTCTACCAACTTTGTCTTACTTTAATAGATTGAAATTCCATCGAAACTTTTTCACTCTGCTTTATCTTTCATTGAAAGTTGAAAATAAACATTTTTTCCCGCTTGAGGAATTATGCCACAACTCAAAAGCAACAATTTCTTTTTCCAGCTTGAGCAATTATGAAGCAAACATGCATCAGGCAATTTGTTGTTGTCTTTTTATGATGGTTGTGGATATGATAGCTTgctttttgtagtttttttacCTTCATCAGAGTGTTAGTGGCTTACACTGAGACCAGATACTGTTATTTTAACAACTTATTTCTCTTTCCAAGGATAAGTATCCTTCTAGTATTTTTGAACTAGTGCTGAACTTATATGGTAactgaataaaaatttaagcatTTATAACATGTGATTGTGTTATGTTTGCATGTAATAGATAGGATATTGGCATCCTTTTCGACTGCTTTCAATTATGCTCCTCCTTTGTTGAATTTCAGTGTTGGCGTGCTGCTTCTCTCTTAAAACATAAATTGGATCGCAAAGAATCACTTGCACttgcaaaaaaatatttgaactatGAATGCAATGAGGAGCTGGCTAAATCTGTTTATGATAAATTAAGGAtacttaaaaagaaattttctcaTCAAGTTGGTGCGCTAAGTAATCAAGATTGTACAAATTCATTGGAGAATCGGCAATCAGTATCCCGAAATGAAAATATTACTAAAGAATCTGCTACTGAGGTCTCTTCTGATCCTACAGCATGTAATCAAGGTGAGTTGGAAGATGGTGAGTTCCAAGAGAAGGAACAAGTATCTGTTCATGAAACTCATGGTGAAATACACCAACATATTGGATCGCTAAAAGATGAACTCCTTAAAAAACGAATTGACTTAATTGACAAAGTTTATTCAAGAAGAGCAGAAGAAATCCTCCTCAAGCAGCAACgtgaaatttcagatttttacCGACACATGAAAAAGGTAGAGATGAGTCTGAATAGGGCACATCAGTTGGATTTGGAGATCACTAATAGCAGTATTTCGGATCCTCTTGTAAGGAACAACAAGATCAGACTGCTAGATGAAGAGTTCTCTAAAATAATGTCTGCATTTGAGGAGCACGTGAATAGCGAACGAAAGAAACTTGAAGCTTTGCAATTAGCTACAAGGGAGACAGAGCGAGAAAGGAAGAATAACTGGATAGAGAAAGCTAAAGCCCACAAATTGGACGATTCCTTTGATTCCATTTCTTTGCCAGATTCTGGATTCATTGCAGAGGAGTTCAGGTGGGTTGATGAGCAAGCTGTGTCTTCAGATGTCCTACGAGACTCGGGAATATATTGTCCCTCTTCTATTCCGTCATCGGAGAAAGAAGTTATGCCAGAACAAATACCTGTTGAAACTGGAAATACAGCTTCTGAGGGCAATATTGCAAATAGAGTGGAATCTGCTGAGCCGACCGGAGAGTTCGTTGATGCTGTAACTACAGTTGCATCTGGAGAGGCACGTCATACGAACACAGAAACTGAAATTTCAGATTTCCAGGCATGTAATATAAACTTGGCGAGGAGAGTGTCAGATGATAGGTCTATGAGCCTTGGAATAGAACCAGGTGTTGACTTGGAACCGAATAGAAGTGCTGATAATTCTGAGGTGACTAACTTGATGTATTCCTCACTGCGAACTTCAGGAGACTTTACTTTGACAGCCCGTGTATCGTCGAGTTCTGGCTGTGAAAATGA harbors:
- the LOC109728999 gene encoding uncharacterized protein LOC109728999 isoform X1: MAKTRSGGQQKEADSSRPKSRAAAQKVKAKITKSSTASGSTSNGGSRSRNTPSNAKDARNSVTSGSEAADSINLRRSSREPPTKRTSVSSSTTTGSRKSGRLANQSPPFSPGEKKSERAEKKRPRSPVRKSDRVEKNRASSSSGFKSPNKSPSPVATAKSTKKAKIEKKIVGIDAKSKSGRNKMDTEIGSSKSKKRMTGRSYRAFFKQSAKNLKIPDPARMQEEEDEEEEEEENCSDARASDNDEDGVDNCHELKGDQAHTQYNGSLKGAGEGSSSGSEKVPDLSVEIDSRSKLGSSTMRQPSKCSDSDDHIEKESDFEGDRSDISESDKVKLRTPELVDTDTDAGSPATGFSPESKDNSEANAKMPADMDAGSPTTGFSLESKDIPEANVKMPADSLSSEALLNKQEAFGADATSPSGTKIKNLDRCLECPKPLRVKDLQAQDNCICSTKAKPDLTSSFSERLSVEVSGHVGIPEGHSMSANVKELLMDKVGPHACVVCKNPGTLLCCDGKGCKRSFHLSCLDPPLQTIPPGVWLCIPCIKKKIQFGVYSVTEGVESLWDVKEGMQNSKHYFVKYKSLAHVYNRWIPESEILSEAPEVVAKFNRRYQKEKITRWRQEWTEPHRLLMKRQLMPKKLANEFFNGLADKVSYCNAEWLVKWRDLGYEHATWELETSHFLQTAEGLMLIKDYEARHGEAKKASDLSKASKALQFKQNPFHKLQKLPNGCPANLDNDHLNAVNRLREFWHKSHNAVFIDGQERVIKTILFILSLLPHAYRPFLIISTAASISLWENKFERLAPSINVVVYNGSKDVRKMIRTLEFYEQGGCIMFQVLLSHPDAVIEDFHSVESISWEAIIVDECQNSRVSKNLEHLKSLASDIRMLLLSAPLKDNLAEHINLLSFLDPGGKRTCLDSSKFDSSDTVGSLAILKERLARYIAYERKSDSSKFLEYWVPVRLSDVQLELYCATLISNLLPLRSYTKTDSVGALRDILISLRKCCDHPYIVDQSLQSSLTKNHPVGEILDIGVNASGKLLLLDKTLREIQKRKLRVLILFQSVGGAGRNPIGDFLDDFLRQRFGADSYERVDSGLLMSKKQAAMSKFNNKENGRFVFLIENHACLPSIKLSSVDAIIIYDSDWNPLNDLRALQKISIEPQSKQVVVFRLYSSCTVEEKVLILAKQDMLLGTNIQSISPTVSHALLSWGASYLFSKLDALHQNNDLNKFADASTDKLFLDEVVGDLLAKLSNQAEAFSERKSSVLVKAHLSGMSYSRNITLVGEKEGISSMDKDPPKFWSNLLEGRYPSWQYISEQSPRSRRKVQDLDESAKLPAAENEEIKRKRKKVASETIDPKSLQGWLQDKRKEVTDSTDVMSRENSTPSTGSGRQSFSPQWKEVVIPSRRSSKAELTGNQGGLESGSLASWAPTYDDMDAHKSPTVQSEGREKLWNAQRSLHLLLKPELSNLCGILRLPEDVKSKAEVFLGYVMNNHQVSQESKAVLQAFKISLCWRAASLLKHKLDRKESLALAKKYLNYECNEELAKSVYDKLRILKKKFSHQVGALSNQDCTNSLENRQSVSRNENITKESATEVSSDPTACNQGELEDGEFQEKEQVSVHETHGEIHQHIGSLKDELLKKRIDLIDKVYSRRAEEILLKQQREISDFYRHMKKVEMSLNRAHQLDLEITNSSISDPLVRNNKIRLLDEEFSKIMSAFEEHVNSERKKLEALQLATRETERERKNNWIEKAKAHKLDDSFDSISLPDSGFIAEEFRWVDEQAVSSDVLRDSGIYCPSSIPSSEKEVMPEQIPVETGNTASEGNIANRVESAEPTGEFVDAVTTVASGEARHTNTETEISDFQACNINLARRVSDDRSMSLGIEPGVDLEPNRSADNSEVTNLMYSSLRTSGDFTLTARVSSSSGCENDTSTNQEPSSDRCEIETIEGGRAPATSFSPQILVSVQNTSTVLPVHTDPSNNIATSTAACRRIVEPSTVIHDSVQPVQQLPAAAAATLTGQPNNPPTSCSNIAPERTHPEAPSTDRPEMESRPPQLFPMSQLVLSQGINPEPLKNELTRIRLHVETLTKLHEDKKMQLKLESEQEIEKIRKKYETLLQDEDSRFRQQQKVLGGFYDKVLVHQSLAEEFRAKFIDNRRQTAESSQGQNQGSQSLQQLPQVSSQQQLAQRPSSASATASASAALSGPIPPTRPSTSLASNRYRVPPSPISSTTSTPAVRPPSTIPLAPPIPVVHPAPTTSTPPNSLVRAANSVLPTNMVRSQFSSIFSSHGGTGQVRSAPPHLSRFRPASSSAASFPQNTGIVANQQQVSTSLTSSSLHPPAISYSGIFQPAGLGTLQVSHSTSPSANLPLGNNVNIGAVPQTTAAAGPALDNWLMSNMRVSNNQSLMNVGRSEAAADVVCISDEE
- the LOC109728999 gene encoding uncharacterized protein LOC109728999 isoform X2 — encoded protein: MAKTRSGGQQKEADSSRPKSRAAAQKVKAKITKSSTASGSTSNGGSRSRNTPSNAKDARNSVTSGSEAADSINLRRSSREPPTKRTSVSSSTTTGSRKSGRLANQSPPFSPGEKKSERAEKKRPRSPVRKSDRVEKNRASSSSGFKSPNKSPSPVATAKSTKKAKIEKKIVGIDAKSKSGRNKMDTEIGSSKSKKRMTGRSYRAFFKQSAKNLKIPDPARMQEEEDEEEEEEENCSDARASDNDEDGVDNCHELKGDQAHTQYNGSLKGAGEGSSSGSEKVPDLSVEIDSRSKLGSSTMRQPSKCSDSDDHIEKESDFEGDRSDISESDKVKLRTPELVDTDTDAGSPATGFSPESKDNSEANAKMPADMDAGSPTTGFSLESKDIPEANVKMPADSLSSEALLNKQEAFGADATSPSGTKIKNLDRCLECPKPLRVKDLQAQDNCICSTKAKPDLTSSFSERLSVEVSGHVGIPEGHSMSANVKELLMDKVGPHACVVCKNPGTLLCCDGKGCKRSFHLSCLDPPLQTIPPGVWLCIPCIKKKIQFGVYSVTEGVESLWDVKEGMQNSKHYFVKYKSLAHVYNRWIPESEILSEAPEVVAKFNRRYQKEKALQFKQNPFHKLQKLPNGCPANLDNDHLNAVNRLREFWHKSHNAVFIDGQERVIKTILFILSLLPHAYRPFLIISTAASISLWENKFERLAPSINVVVYNGSKDVRKMIRTLEFYEQGGCIMFQVLLSHPDAVIEDFHSVESISWEAIIVDECQNSRVSKNLEHLKSLASDIRMLLLSAPLKDNLAEHINLLSFLDPGGKRTCLDSSKFDSSDTVGSLAILKERLARYIAYERKSDSSKFLEYWVPVRLSDVQLELYCATLISNLLPLRSYTKTDSVGALRDILISLRKCCDHPYIVDQSLQSSLTKNHPVGEILDIGVNASGKLLLLDKTLREIQKRKLRVLILFQSVGGAGRNPIGDFLDDFLRQRFGADSYERVDSGLLMSKKQAAMSKFNNKENGRFVFLIENHACLPSIKLSSVDAIIIYDSDWNPLNDLRALQKISIEPQSKQVVVFRLYSSCTVEEKVLILAKQDMLLGTNIQSISPTVSHALLSWGASYLFSKLDALHQNNDLNKFADASTDKLFLDEVVGDLLAKLSNQAEAFSERKSSVLVKAHLSGMSYSRNITLVGEKEGISSMDKDPPKFWSNLLEGRYPSWQYISEQSPRSRRKVQDLDESAKLPAAENEEIKRKRKKVASETIDPKSLQGWLQDKRKEVTDSTDVMSRENSTPSTGSGRQSFSPQWKEVVIPSRRSSKAELTGNQGGLESGSLASWAPTYDDMDAHKSPTVQSEGREKLWNAQRSLHLLLKPELSNLCGILRLPEDVKSKAEVFLGYVMNNHQVSQESKAVLQAFKISLCWRAASLLKHKLDRKESLALAKKYLNYECNEELAKSVYDKLRILKKKFSHQVGALSNQDCTNSLENRQSVSRNENITKESATEVSSDPTACNQGELEDGEFQEKEQVSVHETHGEIHQHIGSLKDELLKKRIDLIDKVYSRRAEEILLKQQREISDFYRHMKKVEMSLNRAHQLDLEITNSSISDPLVRNNKIRLLDEEFSKIMSAFEEHVNSERKKLEALQLATRETERERKNNWIEKAKAHKLDDSFDSISLPDSGFIAEEFRWVDEQAVSSDVLRDSGIYCPSSIPSSEKEVMPEQIPVETGNTASEGNIANRVESAEPTGEFVDAVTTVASGEARHTNTETEISDFQACNINLARRVSDDRSMSLGIEPGVDLEPNRSADNSEVTNLMYSSLRTSGDFTLTARVSSSSGCENDTSTNQEPSSDRCEIETIEGGRAPATSFSPQILVSVQNTSTVLPVHTDPSNNIATSTAACRRIVEPSTVIHDSVQPVQQLPAAAAATLTGQPNNPPTSCSNIAPERTHPEAPSTDRPEMESRPPQLFPMSQLVLSQGINPEPLKNELTRIRLHVETLTKLHEDKKMQLKLESEQEIEKIRKKYETLLQDEDSRFRQQQKVLGGFYDKVLVHQSLAEEFRAKFIDNRRQTAESSQGQNQGSQSLQQLPQVSSQQQLAQRPSSASATASASAALSGPIPPTRPSTSLASNRYRVPPSPISSTTSTPAVRPPSTIPLAPPIPVVHPAPTTSTPPNSLVRAANSVLPTNMVRSQFSSIFSSHGGTGQVRSAPPHLSRFRPASSSAASFPQNTGIVANQQQVSTSLTSSSLHPPAISYSGIFQPAGLGTLQVSHSTSPSANLPLGNNVNIGAVPQTTAAAGPALDNWLMSNMRVSNNQSLMNVGRSEAAADVVCISDEE
- the LOC109728999 gene encoding uncharacterized protein LOC109728999 isoform X3, encoding MQEEEDEEEEEEENCSDARASDNDEDGVDNCHELKGDQAHTQYNGSLKGAGEGSSSGSEKVPDLSVEIDSRSKLGSSTMRQPSKCSDSDDHIEKESDFEGDRSDISESDKVKLRTPELVDTDTDAGSPATGFSPESKDNSEANAKMPADMDAGSPTTGFSLESKDIPEANVKMPADSLSSEALLNKQEAFGADATSPSGTKIKNLDRCLECPKPLRVKDLQAQDNCICSTKAKPDLTSSFSERLSVEVSGHVGIPEGHSMSANVKELLMDKVGPHACVVCKNPGTLLCCDGKGCKRSFHLSCLDPPLQTIPPGVWLCIPCIKKKIQFGVYSVTEGVESLWDVKEGMQNSKHYFVKYKSLAHVYNRWIPESEILSEAPEVVAKFNRRYQKEKITRWRQEWTEPHRLLMKRQLMPKKLANEFFNGLADKVSYCNAEWLVKWRDLGYEHATWELETSHFLQTAEGLMLIKDYEARHGEAKKASDLSKASKALQFKQNPFHKLQKLPNGCPANLDNDHLNAVNRLREFWHKSHNAVFIDGQERVIKTILFILSLLPHAYRPFLIISTAASISLWENKFERLAPSINVVVYNGSKDVRKMIRTLEFYEQGGCIMFQVLLSHPDAVIEDFHSVESISWEAIIVDECQNSRVSKNLEHLKSLASDIRMLLLSAPLKDNLAEHINLLSFLDPGGKRTCLDSSKFDSSDTVGSLAILKERLARYIAYERKSDSSKFLEYWVPVRLSDVQLELYCATLISNLLPLRSYTKTDSVGALRDILISLRKCCDHPYIVDQSLQSSLTKNHPVGEILDIGVNASGKLLLLDKTLREIQKRKLRVLILFQSVGGAGRNPIGDFLDDFLRQRFGADSYERVDSGLLMSKKQAAMSKFNNKENGRFVFLIENHACLPSIKLSSVDAIIIYDSDWNPLNDLRALQKISIEPQSKQVVVFRLYSSCTVEEKVLILAKQDMLLGTNIQSISPTVSHALLSWGASYLFSKLDALHQNNDLNKFADASTDKLFLDEVVGDLLAKLSNQAEAFSERKSSVLVKAHLSGMSYSRNITLVGEKEGISSMDKDPPKFWSNLLEGRYPSWQYISEQSPRSRRKVQDLDESAKLPAAENEEIKRKRKKVASETIDPKSLQGWLQDKRKEVTDSTDVMSRENSTPSTGSGRQSFSPQWKEVVIPSRRSSKAELTGNQGGLESGSLASWAPTYDDMDAHKSPTVQSEGREKLWNAQRSLHLLLKPELSNLCGILRLPEDVKSKAEVFLGYVMNNHQVSQESKAVLQAFKISLCWRAASLLKHKLDRKESLALAKKYLNYECNEELAKSVYDKLRILKKKFSHQVGALSNQDCTNSLENRQSVSRNENITKESATEVSSDPTACNQGELEDGEFQEKEQVSVHETHGEIHQHIGSLKDELLKKRIDLIDKVYSRRAEEILLKQQREISDFYRHMKKVEMSLNRAHQLDLEITNSSISDPLVRNNKIRLLDEEFSKIMSAFEEHVNSERKKLEALQLATRETERERKNNWIEKAKAHKLDDSFDSISLPDSGFIAEEFRWVDEQAVSSDVLRDSGIYCPSSIPSSEKEVMPEQIPVETGNTASEGNIANRVESAEPTGEFVDAVTTVASGEARHTNTETEISDFQACNINLARRVSDDRSMSLGIEPGVDLEPNRSADNSEVTNLMYSSLRTSGDFTLTARVSSSSGCENDTSTNQEPSSDRCEIETIEGGRAPATSFSPQILVSVQNTSTVLPVHTDPSNNIATSTAACRRIVEPSTVIHDSVQPVQQLPAAAAATLTGQPNNPPTSCSNIAPERTHPEAPSTDRPEMESRPPQLFPMSQLVLSQGINPEPLKNELTRIRLHVETLTKLHEDKKMQLKLESEQEIEKIRKKYETLLQDEDSRFRQQQKVLGGFYDKVLVHQSLAEEFRAKFIDNRRQTAESSQGQNQGSQSLQQLPQVSSQQQLAQRPSSASATASASAALSGPIPPTRPSTSLASNRYRVPPSPISSTTSTPAVRPPSTIPLAPPIPVVHPAPTTSTPPNSLVRAANSVLPTNMVRSQFSSIFSSHGGTGQVRSAPPHLSRFRPASSSAASFPQNTGIVANQQQVSTSLTSSSLHPPAISYSGIFQPAGLGTLQVSHSTSPSANLPLGNNVNIGAVPQTTAAAGPALDNWLMSNMRVSNNQSLMNVGRSEAAADVVCISDEE